CAAATCATAGTGTTATTTGATATctaacatataaattaaacacaGCATGAATGTTTTAATTTGCAGTATAGTCACAGTTTCACTGCTCCAATCTGCAGGCTAATGTGCCTACAAGAAGTGAAGCACTAGTGCCCACACAGGATAAACTATCAGAAGGATAATCCCAACAGTGTTTGATATTCCATGGGGCTGTGTAAACGAATTTCTGAATCCACCAGATGCCCGGATGTGCTCTTGCAAGAGGTAACAAGCAATGATAAGGCATATGAAGACACCGACCACGCTCTCCTTCAAGGTGTGTGCAAAGAAATTTGGAGCCACAACCAGAAGAAGAATTATTGATCCTGGCATCTCCAGCCCATCTGTACATGGCAATGATCAGAGAGTATTCCATCAATGGACAATAGCAAAGATATAGTTACAGTCCACAAAGCAAACAGTGCAGGCAGTAGGTACATAGTTATTACAGTCATGAAGCATCACGTATTTTGTTGCAGAGTATCAGCTGTGGTGAATAGAGAGATTTACAAGAAATACAATTTAGAATGATACAGCAAGTTTTCACACATGAACAGCTGTCTCACATATTGAAATATCTTACAGCTTTCTTCTACATGTCATAACTTGGAAGTATACTGAAACAAGAATGAAAATCTATTGTGGAATCCATGTATTTGGGGGAGAATATAGCACAATTTCaatgacaaaacaaaaatcagttaAGCCACCAAATCGAATTTTCCATCTCTAATCTAACAGATCAACATATAGcaataagaaatcaaattgCGGAAAAAGAAATGGTGAACCTCCACTGTTATTGTATTAGTTAACAGTTGATCCAAAGAGCGAAAGAACCATCATAGTCTTCAAATGGGAATATGAATTTAAAGATAATGTTTATGAGATTGTTTCTTCTCTACAAGCGTACGGGTGGGTAGgggtgtgagagagagagagcatggaTGGAGCTAGGGGTTCACAGGCTGTATCGGGGAACTGCAAACTATCCTTAGCCTTTGCAATTTCACATTGAATGGGAAAAATAGCAAAATTACAGTTTGAAGTGTGTTGATTAGATAATTTAACTCACACAAGAATTCAGTCAACCTCAGGAAATGTTGAATAGAATAAACAGCCTAGCCTCAGATGTGCCGATCAATTTTGGCACCTGGGAAATACAATTCTAAAAATGTTTCAAGTAATCCGGAAAACTTAGGTTCTCTTTCTCAATAACTTTTCTACCTGTCAAACATGATGGCTGGTGCAAAAAAAAGAATGGCAAGGCTACACAAGCAAGCAATGCATTCTGCTAAAAACTAAGATCAATAGGAAACTAATTTGGGCTGAACCTGGAAAATGTCGTGGGAAGAAGAGCCTGAGAACCACTGCAACAAAAGCAATCCACCTTCCAACTTCCCCTCTGAATAATTTGGACATGCATAGAATCAAGCTCAGTAGAagataaaaccaaaataaatcgaAGTGAAAAGGTTAAATATCACAGAAGATTATCACCTGAAGAAGTTAAATAGTACAGAAGGAAGACTAAAGAAAATGTAAGGGACTAAAAGTGAAGTCAGCATGTTGGATCTCCAGTTTGTCCGGTCCAATATCAACAAATAACTGCACAGAACACCTAATAATAAGTTTATTATTTACAGAAAGAATTCAACACTCGCAATGGGAATAGATGGGGTTCAGATTCATATAGATTGCAGATAAAACGTATCAGGCACAGTCATTTACTTGGATCAAAGCCCAGTTTATGACGAGCAAAATGAATTCCCAAATAAACTAGACAAAAAACAATCAGAGTATATGCGATCCTTAGTTTACATTACCTGTGTTCTCAGATTTCAGAGCAGAAATTCAACAAAAGTATATTGTATATTGTATCAAGAAATGAACTTTAcaaaattaagcaaaaaaaaagactcaCATAGCAGCAAAGGAGGCAACCCATTTGAGAAAAGAGGTACCAAACCCCAAGCCACCAAGCTTAGCGACATCCTTGATGAGTTTCTTAGCAGCAACCTTGAGCTCATTGACATCGGACTCAATTAAATTACCGCTGACTTCATCATCAGTCTTCATCTTCAAAAACTCCATCCTccccatttttcttttctcctctctcCTTCTAGATCTAAAATCAGAGAGCAAAAGGGCCCACAATGTGAAATAAAGATACGATATTAAAGAACAAACAGACAATAGAAGCAAAcagtagtggtggtggtggcaaAGAGGATATGGAAGACGAGGTCCTTTTTTATGAGCTGGTCTCTTCAATGGATCTATTCCAATGACACCGATGCAAATTTTGTGGTTTGACAAGGTGGGGGGCCCTTGTTTCGAGGGAAATCAACTCGATAAGTTTGGAAAATTCCCCCCTTTGAGTCAATCAGTGAAGCTTCGGATCTCCTCCAACTGCTTCTGTCATGTTGGCTGACTCTTGGAATTACCTGCGTAGCCGGAGAACGCTGTTGTTTATCCCACGTGGCTTGGGAACTGGCTTATGTTTCGGAGAATGATGCATGGTACTATGGTTGACGAGGTGGCGAAAGTGAAATGTTCTTAGGAGTGAAGCCCATTTTGTGAATTGGGTCAAGGCCCATTTGTGTTGCTGTAGCTACTTGGAATTTGGAGACCACTCTGGTGTCGCTggtatcgtttttttttttcgagctcgaattttaaaatttagagttaatatctaaataaattatttaaagttttttttttaatagattaacaaataaaataatccataaatattacataatataaaataaaaggagataaatgataaagaaaatttgaCCATGTAAATACATAAAAGAGGATatggtgtttttatatttttttccactCCATTATTCATTGttggttttttccttttagtttgcTGAAATCTTCGAccattaaaattcatttatttttaattttatcttttcaagttatgttgaaatgattttaaatgttgcaatttgtttctatttacatgttctttgaatatttattatgtaATAGAATATTTTGACTTTAACTTAAAGTTTGCTTTATAAAATAGAATCTTAAGTTAttgttaaaaagatttaaagaatattttttaaaaaggtattaaaatttcaatttaatccctaaaaTCTTAAagcatacattattttttacatgttgtTTTAAGTTATTACATTTCAGTCTAAAAccttaattttgttataatttttaatctctagatatttaaaaaaaaaaaaagataaaatcactaaaaaatagAGAGGAGAAAGAGTATAAAAAAGTTTGAGTTTAGTGTTAACATGTTTGTCTTAAAAATGAAAGTttaatgaaaatgttttttaaatcttacaaaaaattgattagactaatgaattttgatttgattaggTTTATTTGGATTTATAAACTAATTAGAGGGTGTTTTATggttagaaatatatttattgagatttctattatgttttttaggggtttttttttttatgaaaacaagttgaaaataattcttgaagtctaaaaacttaaatcttaattttagaatttctctaataaaagataatttgtCTATCGCAATGAACAATATGTTattttgctaaaataaaaaaattaataaaatagacAACAAAtagtttgcttttttaaaaataaaataatcagaataaacaatcaaaattttcattataaattaaaattattaatggttttaaaagaaaaaaactaattaaggtGCCAAGGAAAAGAATGTGGAGAAGAGAAAAactaattgttatatatatatatatatatagagagagagagagagtttcaagatgttaaatataaataaagaaattttaaaccATACATAAAGTATAGTAAagtaaatattaagataaaaaatcaaatatgaaattaatgtCATTCATCATTTCCTTATGTTTTACTTCTTAAGATTTAAATTGATAGTTAATTCCAAAAAAGGTTGTAAATCTttgtaatttcttatttttttatatataaattatctttaaacTAGTATTGTAATAACCTAGTTTTAAAGTGACGTCGTTCATCGACAAGTATTAACATGAAACACTATTTTTATGTATCAATTAGTAAGAGACTTGTTAAtgctataattgttttttgaaaaaaagcttgattaaatatttagaatatattgaaaattcaatttcaatatatttacacttagatttatgatatttagaatatattgaaaatttaatttcaaagaaaatataaagaggGTTAGTATTGTGaagttataaaaacaataaaaaaaaatagaataacatcatttaaaatgataattattaaaaagaaaattatgagTAAATTCCGAcacttaattaatataaaagagaTAGACACAAAGTATGTGTGAGAgagatattctttttattttttatggattcagaaacaatatatatatattatgggtttttttttttccatagtgAATCTATTAAGTAAGAATTGGTGGTTACTCATTGAAGGTTTTAAAGTCTctcataattatttatttagtttatttgttaacaagtttaatacttttttgtttaagaattgttttttcaaaactagataatattttttgttattctttatAAAACCAACTCAATGAATtccatttaaatatttaaataataaattaatttgttaacaaCTTGTAGATAATGCACGTAGTGAATGCTTGTACTAAATTTCTAGCTAGCAATGCATAGATGATATAAAatcaatagaaataaaaagaagaggtaaGAACTaagataagaaattaaataattaaataattaccaGAAATGTAAATGGAAACGATCATTTCAACCAATACATTTGTCACCCAATGTCATCTAATTGGGttggattgaatttttatttgagttgatGGAAGTCCGGTGGATGTGTAGGCTGGTGATGGGTTCACTCTCCTCATCACCAAACCagtctttgatttgattttttttttatctatttttataattattcaataaagtaataatttttatttttaatacaatatttgTACTTTATCTTATGATTCATGGAAGAATGTTTATGATTTATTCATAAAGTTTGAAGTttagactttattttttaactagagaaattattttaatattcctataatttaattatttttatatatatttattttctgtattttaaaaaattatagtttatattcTTAGTGAGTCtaagaaaaactaaactaaGATAGCgagggtgatttttttttttaattttataattcatggatggctatattatttattttttaagcttaaattttaactttataaaattgatttcaataaGAAATTAGATAAGTTCATTGAATAACTGATGAGTGGAGAAAGTCCGTAGAGGCATGATGAATTTGAACATTTCAGACAAAATTTGGATGTAGCTTTgtccatgtttttattttaggatgTCCCCAAAAAAGTTGTTCATTATGAattgcatttattttaaaaaaaaattaaggactacaaaattaaataaattcaaataatgaGGTAGGTTTTATAACCCAAATGGAAGAGAATAAATATGATTTCTTAtaagtaaatttatattataagaaATTTCATGTGTTGAATGATAAGCTGCAAATTTAAATGggattgttaaaatttaaatttttttttttaaaaaaaatatttgtttatattttttatattattatgatatattgatattaaaaataaattttaaaaaataaaatacattattttaatatattttaaaataaaaatattttaaaaaataactgcaaaCAACTGCTATTAAATATAATTCTCATAATCCCAAATACAGAGGGAACATCTCACTAGCTATCGTACCATTTAACTTAagaatctgataaaaaaaaaaaaaaaaaaaaaaagctgcaaAGGCAAGAAATAATTCTTAGCAAAtgtactgtaaaaaaaaaaagaaaaagaaaagaaaagatgagaCACTTTAATCGCCAATAGGAGAAGGCGAAAGAAGATGTGGGACCCTATGTGAAAGGGGTCCGTACCATATTTCGTTTTCAAGTTTTCCTTTCGAAAGAAGTGGTGAGCCAAATGATTCTTGGACAGAAAGCACTCCACATTGCTCTAAACTTGGGTCATCATCATGAATCCAAGGAAATTCGAACACTACAAGTTTTTTGTGTCATCTTCACCTTGACTTCCAGTTCAAAACAAGAACAGTCTATGATAGAAAAGGGACAGACAAGGAGATGATTTTTGATGCTTTTAATGATCTACGACTGAACATAAACTGGGTCCCTTAGCTTCTGTTGGGAGTGATCACTGACCTCAGAGTTCAGATTACACACAGCTTTATGGAAAGAACCTGCAATTTACTCTGTCCCTCATGCTCTGTGATGCCCAGAAGGCATTACCTTAGAAGATGTGCAATCTGGACAATCAACAAAATCATTGGAGCTAGAACAGTATCACCCTTGAGAAAAAAATCGTACTTTTATTCCCCCATCTTTCAAGACCACAAGTGGAAGCAACTTGCATGgactaaacataataaattatggACAACCACTGCACAGTGTGATTTGGATTAAATGAATACTAATAACAAGACCTCCTGCTCCCATGGTGAATCATCTATTGTTGATGgggatgctgctgctgctgctgtctTCCCTTCCTAGCATTTACAACCGTTTGTTCATGAGAATCACAAACTTGGGTCTTGAACTTGCACCCAAACCTCCTTGTCAGCGACCCTCTCCACCCTCCATTGTTACCACGCGGACCCTCCTTGTCAATCTTATCAATCACCTTCTTCATAGTTGAACATTCTCGTTCCAGCTGATGCACCCTAGTCCTCATGCTGTCCATGTCTAGTCTCAGCACTTGATTTTCCCTCACTGCTGCCCTCCAAGTGTTGCTGCCACCCTCCTGCATTGCCCCTGCTTCTACCTCCTCCCCTGCTTCTGCCTCTGCCTCTGTCTCTTCCTCCCTTCGTCTTAGCATGGATGGCCTTGCAGGATCAGCTTCAGCCGCAATCAATGTCCCTGCAATTGCATGGCGCAGCTGTAACTGCTcgaaaaacaaaacttgaaccACCGCACGCAATGGCAGCCGCTCATTTTGTGCTGCGTGAGTGCACGCTTCTAATGTGAGCTTTTGACAATCCATTACTCCACATATCTTCTCCCGCTCTGCCTCTGATATCCATGGGTGTgccttcaagaaaaaaaaaaaaac
This Populus alba chromosome 7, ASM523922v2, whole genome shotgun sequence DNA region includes the following protein-coding sequences:
- the LOC118063227 gene encoding cold-regulated 413 plasma membrane protein 2, which translates into the protein MHHSPKHKPVPKPRGINNSVLRLRRSRRREEKRKMGRMEFLKMKTDDEVSGNLIESDVNELKVAAKKLIKDVAKLGGLGFGTSFLKWVASFAAIYLLILDRTNWRSNMLTSLLVPYIFFSLPSVLFNFFRGEVGRWIAFVAVVLRLFFPRHFPDGLEMPGSIILLLVVAPNFFAHTLKESVVGVFICLIIACYLLQEHIRASGGFRNSFTQPHGISNTVGIILLIVYPVWALVLHFL